A stretch of Lactuca sativa cultivar Salinas chromosome 6, Lsat_Salinas_v11, whole genome shotgun sequence DNA encodes these proteins:
- the LOC128126827 gene encoding F-box protein CPR1-like — protein MAELHDDVLPNILKRLNVSDLIRCKSVCKSWENLISDSGFIKFHMNYSYQIDYKNNDIDRRIVMSRVSYRNGSRDCDVDDRLFDDRDCHLLGSSNGLVCISSFASQLVVANPSTREVQTLQEPQILDTKHLCWGFGYDSSTDDYKVVLGFRKRVGWTCFQVLSLKSNVWKLIGDVKYSFHSRIGILCNGALHWIMKDSSSPNKKRVIASFQLSEEKFIKISEPDDERYESGVASCPNMNLGIIEDCLCVFPCDGFNDNLWMLKNYNGKLSWEMFEKDCDMNLALQCLKEQEHYVPNKRTLCRDMLFYKTKEYICAPIYMESLVSPYVNGRPKRKIQESNSKKSCKVRSFCLSYNTNCGIISGY, from the coding sequence ATGGCAGAGCTTCACGATGATGTCCTTCCGAATATACTGAAAAGATTGAATGTGAGCGATCTAATCCGATGCAAAAGTGTATGTAAGTCTTGGGAAAATTTGATCTCTGACTCTGGTTTCATTAAATTCCATATGAACTATAGTTACCAAATTGATTACAAAAACAATGATATAGATAGGAGGATTGTTATGTCAAGGGTCTCTTATCGCAACGGGTCGCGTGATTGTGATGTTGATGATAGATTATTTGATGATCGTGATTGTCATCTTCTTGGTTCTTCCAATGGACTTGTATGCATCTCTTCTTTTGCTTCTCAACTTGTAGTAGCTAATCCCTCAACTAGAGAGGTTCAAACACTACAAGAGCCTCAAATTCTTGATACCAAGCATTTATGTTGGGGTTTTGGCTATGATTCATCTACGGATGATTACAAGGTTGTATTAGGGTTCCGTAAACGTGTTGGTTGGACGTGTTTTCAAGTGTTAAGTTTGAAATCAAATGTTTGGAAACTAATTGGAGATGTAAAGTATTCATTTCATAGTAGGATTGGTATCTTATGCAATGGGGCACTTCATTGGATTATGAAAGATTCTTCATCTCCAAATAAGAAGAGAGTCATTGCTTCGTTTCAGCTATCTGAAgaaaaatttatcaaaatttcCGAACCTGATGATGAGCGATATGAATCTGGTGTTGCTAGCTGCCCAAATATGAATTTAGGTATTATCGAAGATTGTTTATGCGTATTTCCTTGTGATGGGTTTAACGATAACTTATGGATGCTGAAGAACTACAATGGAAAGCTGTCTTGGGAAATGTTTGAAAAGGACTGTGATATGAACTTAGCTTTACAATGCTTGAAAGAGCAGGAACATTACGTTCCTAACAAGAGAACTTTGTGTCGTGATATGCTGTTCTACAAGACTAAGGAATATATTTGTGCCCCTATCTATATGGAGAGTCTTGTATCTCCTTATGTTAATGGGAGGCCAAAGAGAAAGATACAAGAGAGTAATAGCAAGAAGAGTTGTAAGGTGCGTtcattttgtttatcatataatacAAACTGTGGAATTATATCTGGATACTGA